One genomic region from Terriglobia bacterium encodes:
- a CDS encoding M48 family metallopeptidase — MRSRIMLGDIAVDVFLKDIKNVHLGVYPPAGRVRISAPKRMSIDTLRVFAISKLDWIRRQQTRLRAQERETPRDYLDRESHYVWGKRYLLAVSEIDEPPGIELKHSRMLLRVRPRTSAAHREALVDQWYREQVKAAVPPLLGRWASRLGVRVERFYVQRMRTKWGSCNRRARTIRLNTELAKKPRECLEYVVVHELVHLLERHHNDRFRACMDQFLPQWRLHRDELNRRPLANEEWMY, encoded by the coding sequence ATGCGGTCGCGAATCATGCTCGGCGACATTGCGGTGGACGTGTTCCTGAAGGACATCAAGAACGTCCACCTTGGCGTCTATCCCCCAGCGGGTCGGGTGCGCATTTCGGCTCCCAAACGCATGAGCATCGACACCCTTCGCGTGTTCGCCATTTCGAAGCTGGATTGGATAAGACGACAGCAGACGAGGCTCAGGGCACAAGAGCGCGAGACGCCTCGCGACTATCTCGACAGGGAGAGCCACTACGTGTGGGGGAAGCGCTACCTGCTCGCGGTTTCCGAGATCGATGAGCCCCCCGGCATCGAGCTGAAGCACAGCCGCATGCTCCTACGGGTGCGACCGCGGACATCTGCGGCCCATCGGGAAGCCCTCGTTGATCAGTGGTACCGGGAGCAGGTCAAGGCGGCCGTGCCGCCGCTGCTGGGCCGATGGGCGTCGCGGCTCGGCGTGCGGGTGGAGCGGTTCTACGTACAGCGAATGAGGACCAAGTGGGGGAGCTGCAACCGAAGGGCGCGGACGATCCGCCTCAACACGGAGCTCGCCAAGAAGCCGCGCGAATGCCTCGAGTACGTCGTGGTGCACGAGCTCGTCCACCTGCTAGAACGTCACCACAACGACCGATTCCGCGCCTGCATGGACCAGTTTCTACCGCAGTGGCGCCTTCATCGGGATGAACTGAATCGTCGGCCATTGGCGAATGAGGAGTGGATGTACTGA